One region of Chloroflexota bacterium genomic DNA includes:
- the rplM gene encoding 50S ribosomal protein L13: MPRGNKPYQTTAAELEPEWHVVDAADKTLGRVSSEIAVLLQGKHKPIYVPHLNTGDYVIVVNAEKIRVTGKKLEQKMYYRHSGYHGGLTERTLSDMLERTPTRVITQSVKGMLPKNALGRHMLARMKVYAGPDHPHQAQLASAAAKQGEEA; encoded by the coding sequence ATGCCAAGAGGTAACAAGCCGTATCAGACGACGGCTGCGGAATTAGAACCGGAGTGGCATGTGGTTGATGCCGCCGACAAGACGCTCGGCAGGGTGTCGTCCGAAATCGCCGTGCTGCTTCAAGGCAAGCACAAGCCCATCTACGTGCCGCATCTGAACACCGGCGACTATGTGATTGTGGTGAACGCCGAGAAGATTCGGGTTACCGGCAAAAAGCTGGAACAAAAGATGTACTACCGGCACAGCGGCTATCACGGCGGCTTGACCGAGCGCACGCTGTCGGACATGCTAGAGCGCACGCCGACGCGCGTCATCACGCAGTCGGTCAAGGGCATGCTGCCCAAGAACGCGCTGGGCAGGCACATGCTCGCGCGAATGAAGGTGTACGCCGGACCGGACCACCCGCATCAGGCGCAGCTCGCGTCTGCCGCAGCCAAGCAAGGAGAGGAAGCCTAA
- the rpsI gene encoding 30S ribosomal protein S9, with the protein MQQQYYYATGRRKSAIAQVRLFMENGPIVVNGKPIEEAFPWDNWRREIMEPFRIARVGGQFRVVAKVTGGGVTGQAGALRHGISRALIEADPSLRTPLKRAGMLTRDPRVKERRKYGLKKARKAQQYTKR; encoded by the coding sequence ATGCAGCAGCAGTATTACTACGCCACGGGCAGACGCAAGTCGGCTATCGCGCAGGTCCGCCTGTTCATGGAGAACGGCCCCATCGTGGTCAACGGCAAGCCAATCGAAGAAGCATTCCCGTGGGACAACTGGCGGCGCGAGATAATGGAGCCGTTCCGCATCGCGCGTGTCGGTGGTCAATTCCGCGTGGTGGCGAAGGTAACCGGCGGCGGCGTAACCGGGCAAGCGGGCGCACTGCGGCACGGCATATCGCGCGCGCTAATCGAAGCCGATCCATCGCTGCGAACGCCGCTCAAGCGAGCCGGTATGCTAACCCGAGACCCGCGAGTCAAGGAACGCCGCAAGTACGGTCTAAAGAAAGCCCGCAAGGCACAGCAGTACACGAAGCGGTAG
- a CDS encoding 2-dehydropantoate 2-reductase, translating into MFERLAIVGTGAIGSVIGGYLSRAGRDITLIDTWAEHVDTMNADGLHISAENGEFTTSVNAVHLGDANKISEPFDAIFLAVKSYDTVWATHYAMRFLKPTGVIVSAQNGINDETIAPIVGYSREIACVITLGAGLYEPAQAIHTGDPEKLSFTLGELNGLPTDRVNALAEVMNDIAPTKVSCNIWGERWAKLAVNSMANPIAASTGLGSAAVRSTPGVNDVSVNIAAEVVRVAQSLGIQVEPISGVPADAYLPTDNTEAMEDLKSRLAEGASSLGAGRPSMLQDVMKGRRTEIDYLNGFVASRGDVVGVDTPFCDGIVDIVRRVERGDMPYAEANIDPLRAMV; encoded by the coding sequence ATGTTCGAGAGACTTGCAATCGTAGGGACGGGCGCAATAGGCAGCGTCATAGGCGGATACCTGTCTAGGGCAGGCCGCGACATCACACTCATCGACACTTGGGCGGAGCATGTGGACACGATGAACGCCGACGGGCTGCATATTTCAGCTGAGAATGGCGAGTTCACCACAAGCGTCAACGCCGTGCATCTCGGAGACGCGAACAAGATATCAGAGCCGTTCGACGCGATATTTCTCGCTGTCAAGTCGTACGACACCGTTTGGGCGACTCACTACGCGATGCGCTTTCTGAAGCCGACGGGCGTTATCGTGTCCGCGCAGAATGGCATCAACGACGAAACGATTGCGCCAATCGTCGGCTATTCGCGCGAAATCGCGTGCGTGATAACGCTCGGCGCAGGCTTGTACGAACCCGCGCAGGCGATTCACACCGGCGACCCGGAGAAGCTGTCGTTCACGCTTGGCGAGCTGAACGGTCTGCCCACCGACCGCGTGAACGCGCTTGCCGAAGTGATGAACGACATCGCGCCGACGAAGGTCAGCTGCAACATCTGGGGCGAGCGCTGGGCAAAGCTCGCCGTCAACAGCATGGCGAACCCGATAGCGGCATCGACAGGGCTGGGTTCGGCAGCCGTCAGGAGTACGCCCGGCGTCAACGATGTGTCCGTCAACATCGCGGCGGAGGTCGTGCGGGTGGCGCAGTCGCTGGGCATACAGGTCGAGCCGATAAGCGGCGTGCCGGCGGACGCCTACCTGCCGACCGACAACACCGAGGCGATGGAAGACCTGAAATCGCGCCTAGCGGAGGGCGCAAGCAGCTTGGGCGCGGGGCGCCCGTCAATGTTGCAAGATGTGATGAAGGGACGCCGCACGGAGATTGACTACCTGAACGGCTTTGTCGCGTCTCGCGGCGATGTTGTCGGTGTGGACACGCCCTTCTGCGACGGCATAGTGGACATAGTCCGCCGAGTAGAACGCGGCGACATGCCCTACGCCGAGGCGAACATAGACCCGCTGCGGGCGATGGTGTAG